Proteins encoded together in one Halalkaliarchaeum sp. AArc-CO window:
- the map gene encoding type II methionyl aminopeptidase: MSYGDLDEHAVECYREAGEILVETMNEAREMIEPGVTHLEVAEYAEDRIREADAGIAFPVNISVDEEASHATPGREDETTFGEEMVCLDIGVHVDGYIADAAVTVDYTGNDELVEASESALEAAVDEVGPGVPVGEVGRAIEDVIRGYGYTPVLNLSGHGVQQYDAHTGPNVPNRGVDRSVELEPGQAIAIEPFATDGRGKVGEGATEEIFELERDRSVRDRRARDVLDQIRELDGLPFAARWLEGTGVEMALRRLKQRDVVKGYPVLKEDTDCLVSQAEHTLLVTEDGCEVTTAGIHSFD, encoded by the coding sequence ATGAGTTACGGAGACCTCGACGAGCACGCCGTCGAATGCTACAGGGAAGCGGGGGAGATCCTGGTCGAGACGATGAACGAGGCCCGGGAGATGATCGAACCGGGCGTGACCCACCTCGAGGTCGCCGAGTACGCCGAAGATCGGATCCGAGAGGCGGACGCGGGCATCGCGTTCCCGGTGAATATAAGCGTCGACGAGGAGGCGTCCCACGCCACGCCGGGACGCGAGGACGAAACCACGTTCGGCGAGGAGATGGTCTGTCTCGACATCGGCGTCCACGTCGACGGCTACATCGCCGACGCCGCGGTGACCGTCGACTACACTGGCAACGACGAACTCGTCGAGGCCTCCGAGTCCGCACTGGAGGCCGCAGTCGACGAGGTCGGTCCCGGGGTTCCGGTCGGCGAGGTCGGTCGGGCGATCGAGGACGTCATCCGCGGCTACGGTTACACGCCGGTGCTCAACCTCTCGGGTCACGGCGTCCAGCAGTACGACGCCCACACTGGACCGAACGTCCCCAACCGCGGCGTCGATCGGTCGGTCGAACTCGAACCCGGACAGGCGATCGCCATCGAACCGTTCGCCACCGACGGGCGGGGCAAAGTCGGCGAGGGGGCCACCGAGGAGATCTTCGAACTGGAGCGGGACCGGAGCGTCCGCGATCGTCGGGCCCGTGACGTCCTGGACCAGATTCGAGAACTCGACGGGCTCCCGTTTGCGGCCAGATGGCTCGAGGGGACCGGCGTCGAGATGGCGCTGCGACGGCTCAAACAGCGAGACGTCGTGAAGGGCTACCCCGTCTTAAAAGAGGACACAGACTGTCTGGTCAGCCAGGCGGAACACACTCTTCTCGTCACCGAGGACGGCTGTGAGGTGACGACGGCGGGGATCCACTCGTTCGACTGA
- a CDS encoding isoaspartyl peptidase/L-asparaginase produces MRVIVHGGAGSTPDEPEERQAVLDEAAAVGASSPEPLDAVEAAVRVLESDERFNAGVGGAVQADGIVRTDAGVMRSDREVGAACSMPGVEHAVSVARVVLEATPHVLVSGVHAVDLAADFGVGTETDLLTADKRESFESESPPDGSPRDQLAWLDSRFGGGDDQAGERGGDESDATQAPDHDTVGAVAADRETFAAATSTGGRSYALAGRVGDVPQVGSGFYCTPAGGASATGAGEDIARVTLSRRAVDLLEEGHSAQAAADRAIEEFEELTGSGAGIIVLDDSAAGSAFNTDGMQTSVAVDR; encoded by the coding sequence ATGCGAGTGATCGTTCACGGCGGCGCCGGGAGCACGCCCGATGAACCCGAGGAACGACAGGCGGTACTCGACGAGGCGGCGGCGGTAGGGGCGTCCTCGCCGGAGCCGCTCGACGCCGTCGAGGCGGCCGTTCGGGTGCTCGAATCCGACGAGCGGTTCAACGCCGGCGTCGGGGGAGCTGTACAGGCCGACGGGATCGTCAGGACGGACGCAGGCGTCATGCGATCGGACCGCGAGGTCGGCGCGGCGTGTTCGATGCCGGGGGTCGAACACGCGGTGTCGGTCGCGCGGGTCGTCCTCGAGGCGACCCCCCACGTGCTCGTTTCGGGCGTTCACGCCGTCGATCTCGCGGCGGACTTCGGCGTCGGAACCGAGACGGATCTACTGACTGCCGACAAACGGGAGTCCTTCGAGTCCGAGAGTCCACCGGACGGCTCCCCCCGCGACCAACTCGCCTGGCTGGATTCGCGGTTCGGCGGCGGCGACGACCAGGCCGGCGAACGTGGAGGCGACGAGTCCGACGCGACACAGGCGCCGGATCACGACACGGTCGGCGCCGTAGCCGCAGACAGGGAGACGTTCGCTGCTGCGACCTCGACCGGCGGGCGATCGTACGCACTCGCGGGGCGGGTCGGCGACGTGCCGCAGGTGGGGTCCGGGTTTTACTGTACGCCCGCCGGCGGGGCCTCTGCGACTGGGGCGGGGGAGGACATCGCCCGGGTGACGCTCTCGCGACGGGCCGTCGATCTCCTCGAAGAGGGTCACAGCGCCCAAGCGGCGGCCGATCGGGCGATCGAGGAGTTCGAGGAACTCACGGGGTCGGGAGCGGGGATCATCGTCCTCGACGACTCGGCGGCCGGTAGTGCCTTCAACACCGACGGGATGCAGACGAGCGTCGCCGTCGATCGCTGA
- the icd gene encoding isocitrate dehydrogenase (NADP(+)) translates to MSYEQIEVPEDGEPIELVDKETGELDVPENPIVPIIHGDGIGTDVGPAAQKVLDAAAEATGRSIAWMRVYAGASARERYDENLPEDTVTAIRNHRVAIKGPLTTPVGAGFRSLNVALRQRLDLYANVRPTYHLEGVPSPVVDPEEMDMVTFRENTEDVYAGIEWEAGTDEVEEVREFLEDEMEVEDVIHDGPVGIGVKPISEFGSKRLVREAIDYAIENDRDSVTLVHKGNIMKFTEGAFRDWGYEVAEEEYGDDVITEDELWEGFDGERPDGTLVVKDRIADNMLQQLLTRTADYDVIATMNLNGDYLSDAAGAQIGGLGIAPGANFGHGRCLAEPVHGSAPKYAGEDKVNPTAMILSGRIMLEYLGWNDAADLVRDAVEETIASGQVTYDLHRQIEGGTKLATSEFADAVVERIHDLA, encoded by the coding sequence ATGAGCTACGAGCAAATAGAAGTTCCCGAAGACGGGGAGCCGATCGAGCTTGTCGACAAAGAAACCGGCGAGCTGGACGTCCCCGAAAACCCAATCGTTCCGATCATCCACGGTGACGGGATCGGCACTGACGTCGGCCCGGCAGCCCAGAAGGTCCTCGACGCAGCTGCCGAGGCGACAGGGCGCTCGATCGCCTGGATGCGCGTGTACGCCGGCGCCTCCGCCCGCGAGCGCTACGACGAGAACCTGCCCGAGGATACCGTGACGGCGATCCGAAATCACCGTGTCGCTATTAAGGGCCCGCTCACGACTCCGGTCGGCGCCGGATTCCGATCGTTGAACGTCGCGCTCCGGCAGAGGCTTGACCTGTATGCGAACGTCCGCCCCACCTACCATCTCGAGGGCGTCCCGTCGCCGGTCGTCGACCCAGAGGAGATGGATATGGTGACGTTCCGGGAGAACACCGAGGACGTCTACGCCGGCATCGAGTGGGAGGCCGGCACCGACGAGGTCGAAGAGGTACGGGAGTTCCTCGAAGACGAGATGGAGGTCGAGGACGTCATCCACGACGGCCCCGTCGGGATCGGGGTAAAGCCGATCTCGGAGTTCGGCTCCAAGCGCCTCGTCCGGGAGGCGATCGACTACGCGATCGAGAACGACCGCGACTCCGTCACCCTCGTGCACAAGGGGAACATCATGAAGTTCACCGAAGGTGCCTTCCGCGACTGGGGGTACGAGGTTGCCGAGGAAGAGTACGGCGACGACGTCATCACCGAAGACGAACTCTGGGAGGGGTTCGACGGCGAACGCCCCGACGGGACGCTCGTCGTGAAGGATCGCATCGCCGACAACATGCTCCAGCAGCTGCTCACCCGTACCGCCGACTACGACGTGATCGCGACGATGAACCTCAACGGCGATTACCTCTCGGACGCCGCTGGCGCCCAGATCGGCGGGCTCGGCATCGCCCCGGGTGCGAACTTCGGCCACGGACGGTGTCTCGCGGAGCCGGTCCACGGATCCGCGCCGAAGTACGCCGGCGAGGACAAGGTGAACCCGACGGCGATGATCCTCTCGGGACGGATCATGCTCGAGTATCTCGGCTGGAACGACGCCGCAGACCTCGTCCGCGACGCCGTCGAGGAAACCATCGCCTCCGGACAGGTGACCTACGACCTCCACCGACAGATCGAGGGCGGAACGAAGCTCGCGACCAGCGAGTTCGCCGACGCCGTCGTCGAGCGAATCCACGACCTGGCCTGA
- the thsA gene encoding thermosome subunit alpha produces the protein MQQPLFILSEDSQRTTGAAAQESNIRAGKAVANAVRTTLGPRGMDKMLIDSSGTVVVTNDGATILEEMDIEHPAAQMIVEVSETQEEEVGDGTTTAAVLTGELLSRAEDLLEDDLHPTVIVEGYYEAARLAEDAIDEAVIDGSDGGDIDDDLLVSVAESSMTGKGTGDVTADRLAELVVRAVRQVETDDGIDREDVHVHTRTGASSSASDLVEGVLVDEEPADDNMPRTVEDATVAVLDSKLEVRESEIDAEYTISDVDQLNAAIEAEDRELRGYAEALSEAGVDVLFCTKKIDDRVAGYLADAGILAFGNVKSKDARSLARATGANRLGTLTDIEESDLGSAENVTVERYDEDDLVFVEGGAASAAVTLFLRGGTEHVVDELERAITDAVDVTVAAIDSGGVVPGAGATEIAISDHVRASAASVEGRKQLAIEAFADAVDALPRTLAENTGLDPIDAMVDLRALHESAGCAGLISTGRAGEVGDPIEAGVLDPAAVKREAVQSATEAATMILRIDDVIAAE, from the coding sequence ATGCAACAACCCCTGTTCATTCTCTCCGAGGATAGCCAACGAACGACCGGCGCCGCCGCCCAGGAGTCGAACATCCGGGCGGGGAAAGCCGTCGCCAACGCGGTACGCACCACGCTCGGTCCTCGCGGGATGGACAAGATGCTCATCGACTCCTCGGGGACAGTCGTCGTCACGAACGATGGGGCGACGATCCTCGAAGAGATGGACATTGAGCATCCGGCTGCCCAGATGATCGTCGAGGTGTCCGAAACCCAGGAGGAGGAAGTCGGCGACGGAACGACGACGGCGGCGGTACTGACCGGCGAACTGCTCTCCCGCGCCGAGGATCTCCTCGAAGACGACCTCCACCCGACGGTCATCGTCGAAGGGTACTACGAGGCAGCGCGGCTGGCCGAGGATGCGATCGACGAGGCGGTGATCGACGGCAGCGACGGCGGCGATATCGACGACGACCTGCTCGTGTCCGTCGCCGAATCGTCGATGACCGGCAAGGGAACCGGTGACGTCACCGCCGATCGGCTTGCCGAACTCGTCGTTCGCGCGGTTCGGCAGGTGGAGACCGACGACGGCATCGATCGTGAGGACGTCCACGTCCACACCCGAACCGGCGCGAGCTCCTCCGCCTCGGACCTCGTCGAGGGCGTGCTCGTCGACGAGGAGCCCGCAGACGACAACATGCCACGGACGGTCGAAGACGCGACCGTTGCCGTCCTCGATTCGAAACTCGAGGTCCGCGAAAGCGAGATCGACGCGGAGTACACGATCTCGGATGTCGACCAGCTCAACGCCGCAATCGAGGCCGAGGACCGCGAACTCCGGGGCTACGCCGAGGCCCTCTCGGAGGCCGGCGTCGACGTGCTCTTCTGTACGAAGAAGATCGACGACCGCGTCGCAGGATACCTCGCCGACGCCGGAATCCTCGCGTTCGGGAACGTCAAGTCGAAGGACGCCCGTTCGCTCGCACGTGCGACCGGGGCGAACCGGCTCGGCACGCTGACTGACATCGAAGAGAGCGATCTGGGCAGCGCCGAGAACGTCACCGTCGAGCGATACGACGAGGACGACCTCGTCTTCGTCGAAGGCGGTGCGGCGTCGGCGGCGGTGACGCTGTTCCTCCGGGGCGGCACCGAACACGTCGTCGACGAACTCGAGCGCGCGATCACCGATGCCGTCGACGTGACCGTCGCAGCGATCGACAGCGGCGGGGTTGTTCCCGGCGCCGGCGCCACCGAGATCGCGATCAGCGATCACGTCCGGGCCTCTGCGGCGAGCGTCGAGGGTCGCAAACAGCTCGCGATCGAGGCGTTCGCCGACGCCGTCGACGCGCTCCCGCGGACGCTCGCGGAGAACACGGGGCTGGATCCGATCGACGCGATGGTGGATCTCCGTGCTCTCCACGAGTCGGCGGGCTGTGCGGGGCTCATCTCTACCGGCCGAGCCGGCGAGGTCGGCGATCCGATCGAGGCCGGCGTGCTCGATCCGGCGGCGGTAAAGCGGGAAGCCGTCCAGTCGGCCACCGAGGCCGCGACGATGATCCTCCGGATCGACGACGTCATCGCGGCCGAATAA
- a CDS encoding cytochrome ubiquinol oxidase subunit I, which produces MYPDPAFVPVASWLLGDAGASLCTALASTIAPGVLSGDPELLSRIQFAWTITIHIVFASLSVGLAPLIVYFTYKDVKTGSDRYAQLRDFWVKVFALGFVMGTATGIPMSFQFGTNFPIFAEFAGELIGGPLAFEAKMAFFLEAVFLGVLLFGRERVSDRTYVASSVLVAIGAWLSAFWIIVVNAWMQTPQGFDLAGDVATMTDPVAAIVTPRLAWMYVHMQLSAVIAVALLVAGVGAYLLWKHDGDDAWRTAVTIALVVLVISAPVQALQGDAYAKHVEDTQPAKFAAMEAHYETDEGVALHVIAFPKTLEGFTDPRAENLYTLSVPMLVSYLLEGDPGAEVIGLNEFEHTPPVAIVFWSFRIMVGLGMWFIFLGLWGTYRRYQGRLSESDRLLKALMLSTPLGFLAMIAGWYTTEVGRQPWMVQDELLVGESVSPVLTGGEATLSVAAFVVVFGGLFLIALYAFGRLVAAESRRLSTADTKHPTGPEPTSPGSSGAEGGDQ; this is translated from the coding sequence ATGTATCCCGATCCAGCGTTCGTCCCAGTCGCATCGTGGCTCCTCGGCGACGCAGGCGCGTCGCTTTGTACTGCCCTCGCATCGACCATCGCCCCGGGCGTGCTAAGCGGCGATCCGGAACTTCTGAGCCGGATCCAGTTCGCCTGGACGATCACGATCCACATCGTCTTCGCGTCGCTTTCCGTCGGCCTCGCTCCTCTCATCGTTTACTTCACCTACAAGGACGTGAAGACTGGAAGCGACCGGTACGCCCAGTTGCGTGACTTCTGGGTGAAGGTGTTCGCACTCGGATTCGTCATGGGGACGGCAACCGGAATCCCGATGAGCTTTCAGTTCGGGACGAATTTTCCGATCTTCGCCGAGTTCGCCGGCGAATTGATTGGGGGTCCGCTGGCGTTCGAGGCGAAGATGGCGTTTTTCCTCGAGGCCGTCTTCCTCGGGGTGCTGCTGTTCGGTCGCGAACGGGTGAGCGACCGGACGTACGTCGCCTCGTCGGTCCTCGTCGCGATCGGGGCGTGGCTGTCGGCGTTCTGGATCATCGTCGTCAACGCGTGGATGCAGACGCCCCAGGGATTCGATCTCGCCGGCGACGTCGCGACGATGACCGATCCAGTCGCCGCGATCGTCACGCCGCGGTTGGCGTGGATGTACGTCCACATGCAGCTGTCTGCGGTGATCGCCGTCGCGCTGCTGGTGGCCGGCGTCGGGGCGTACCTCCTGTGGAAACACGACGGCGACGACGCCTGGCGGACGGCGGTGACGATCGCGCTGGTGGTGCTCGTGATCTCGGCGCCCGTACAGGCGCTGCAGGGCGACGCCTACGCCAAACACGTCGAGGACACCCAGCCCGCGAAGTTCGCAGCCATGGAGGCCCACTACGAGACCGACGAGGGCGTGGCACTCCACGTGATCGCGTTCCCCAAGACGCTGGAGGGGTTCACTGATCCGCGGGCGGAGAACCTCTATACGTTGAGCGTACCGATGTTGGTCTCGTATCTCCTGGAAGGTGACCCCGGTGCGGAGGTGATCGGGCTCAACGAGTTCGAACACACCCCACCGGTGGCGATCGTGTTCTGGTCGTTCCGCATCATGGTCGGGCTCGGAATGTGGTTCATCTTCCTGGGTCTGTGGGGTACGTATCGACGGTATCAGGGCCGACTCTCCGAAAGCGATCGCCTCCTGAAAGCGTTGATGTTGTCGACGCCGCTGGGGTTCCTCGCGATGATCGCGGGGTGGTACACCACCGAAGTCGGACGCCAGCCGTGGATGGTGCAGGACGAACTGCTCGTGGGTGAAAGCGTCTCGCCGGTGTTGACTGGCGGGGAGGCAACGCTGTCCGTCGCGGCGTTCGTCGTCGTCTTCGGTGGCCTGTTCCTGATCGCTCTCTACGCGTTCGGTCGGCTGGTCGCGGCCGAGTCGCGACGCCTCTCTACGGCCGACACGAAGCACCCGACTGGACCTGAGCCAACCAGTCCGGGCTCCTCCGGTGCCGAAGGGGGAGATCAGTGA
- a CDS encoding cytochrome d ubiquinol oxidase subunit II → MTVPLFLADGYLVPWLPEFWFGVVVFTLAMYVFLDGFDFGIGIVYPLARDERERETLLAAFGPVWKANEVWLVGFGTILLGAFPPVYARLLSEHYLLAIAIVLALLFRGVSVKLREERDDEAWVRACDRAFVAGSVISPFLIGTLVGSWVFASGTASVPALATGVLLVALSATTGTAYLGVKLRGDLRDRMAAYGRLVGAIYLGAVVVVLGVLLALDVRGLRGIVFTPGVLVPVVGTVAFGVATIGLASRRAYRGFLAATAGLSISLVGLVAALLYPTIYPAAELTVREAVVSPIPLNLLTVLGLPVLLLVVGYFLYLYRVFEGPVDVGDGEGGYGVGDD, encoded by the coding sequence ATGACGGTCCCGCTGTTCCTCGCCGACGGCTATCTCGTGCCCTGGCTGCCGGAGTTCTGGTTCGGGGTCGTCGTCTTCACCCTCGCGATGTACGTGTTCCTCGACGGCTTCGACTTCGGGATCGGCATCGTCTACCCTCTGGCTCGCGACGAACGCGAACGGGAGACGCTACTGGCTGCGTTCGGGCCGGTCTGGAAGGCGAACGAGGTCTGGCTGGTCGGCTTCGGGACGATCCTTTTGGGAGCGTTCCCGCCGGTGTACGCCCGACTCCTGAGCGAACACTACCTGCTCGCGATCGCGATCGTCCTCGCGTTGCTGTTCCGGGGCGTTTCCGTAAAGCTCCGCGAGGAGCGCGACGACGAGGCATGGGTGCGTGCCTGCGACCGGGCGTTCGTCGCCGGGAGCGTGATCTCGCCGTTCCTGATCGGAACCCTCGTCGGCAGCTGGGTGTTCGCGTCCGGAACCGCGAGCGTCCCGGCCCTGGCGACGGGCGTCCTCCTGGTCGCGCTCTCGGCGACGACCGGAACAGCGTATCTGGGTGTGAAACTCCGTGGCGATCTGCGCGATCGGATGGCCGCATACGGCCGGCTCGTCGGCGCGATCTATCTCGGTGCCGTCGTCGTCGTGTTGGGCGTTCTGCTCGCGCTCGACGTTCGGGGTCTCCGGGGGATCGTTTTTACCCCCGGTGTGCTCGTCCCGGTCGTCGGGACGGTCGCGTTCGGGGTCGCGACGATCGGGTTGGCGAGTCGGCGGGCGTACCGGGGATTCCTCGCCGCGACCGCCGGGCTGTCGATCTCGCTCGTCGGACTCGTTGCAGCCCTGCTGTATCCGACGATCTACCCGGCTGCAGAGCTTACGGTCAGGGAAGCCGTCGTTTCCCCGATCCCCCTGAACCTGCTTACGGTGCTCGGACTCCCCGTTCTCCTGCTCGTCGTGGGATACTTCCTGTACCTCTATCGCGTGTTCGAAGGGCCCGTCGACGTCGGGGACGGCGAGGGAGGATACGGCGTCGGCGACGATTGA
- a CDS encoding 30S ribosomal protein S24e: MEIDVISEEENPMLHRTDVRFEISHDDATPSRLSVRDSLAAKLDKDSAEVIVHELATKFGMRKTVGYAKVYDSPEIAKDVEQEYMLDRNKIGDDGEQAAEEA; the protein is encoded by the coding sequence ATGGAAATCGACGTCATCTCCGAAGAGGAGAACCCAATGTTGCACCGGACCGACGTCCGCTTCGAGATCTCACACGACGACGCGACGCCCTCGCGACTGTCCGTGCGAGACTCGCTTGCGGCGAAACTCGACAAAGACTCCGCAGAAGTCATCGTCCACGAACTCGCCACCAAGTTCGGCATGCGCAAGACGGTCGGCTACGCGAAGGTGTACGACTCGCCCGAGATTGCAAAGGACGTCGAACAGGAATACATGCTCGACCGGAACAAGATCGGCGACGACGGCGAGCAGGCTGCCGAAGAGGCGTAA
- a CDS encoding bifunctional N(6)-L-threonylcarbamoyladenine synthase/serine/threonine protein kinase — translation MLVLGLEGTAWCASAAVYHTETDTVLQESDAYVPDSGGIHPREAAEHVADAIPTVVGRVLDRLAEREWTADAGSGEGTAPPIDAVAFSRGPGLGPCLRAVGTAARTLAGRWDVPLVGVNHMVAHLEIGRHQSGFDSPVCLNASGANAHLLGYRDGRYRVLGETMDTGVGNAIDKFTRHVGWSHPGGPKVEQAATDGSYVDLPYVVKGMDFSFSGIMSAAKAEYDDGTPVEDVCYSLQETVFAMLTEVSERALSLTGSDELVLGGGVGQNARLREMLAEMCDARGAGFSVPEPRFLRDNAGMIAVLGAKMYRAGDTIPIAESSVDPNFRPDQVPVTWRSREESVAVVDPETRLRGAEAIVEIEGDRVVKRRVGKSYRHPKLDETLRTTRTRSEARLTSDARRVGVPTPLVYDVDVPEATLTLQFVGDADLAERLDPERCRQVGEHLARLHGAGFVHGDPTPRNVRVDDERTYLIDFGLGYYTDHVEDYAMDLHVFEGSVAGTASDASVHLEAFEGGYLDGGEQRVIDRLRTVEGRGRYQVDEEP, via the coding sequence ATGCTCGTTCTCGGTCTCGAGGGCACCGCCTGGTGTGCGAGCGCGGCGGTGTACCACACCGAGACGGACACCGTTTTACAGGAGTCGGACGCCTACGTCCCCGACAGCGGCGGTATCCATCCCCGCGAGGCGGCCGAACACGTCGCCGACGCGATTCCGACAGTGGTCGGCCGCGTGCTCGACCGGCTGGCGGAGCGCGAGTGGACCGCCGACGCGGGGTCCGGCGAGGGAACCGCACCGCCGATCGACGCCGTCGCGTTCTCCCGCGGGCCTGGGCTCGGCCCGTGTCTCCGCGCCGTCGGCACCGCGGCCCGAACCCTCGCCGGACGCTGGGACGTCCCGCTAGTCGGGGTCAACCACATGGTCGCCCACCTGGAAATCGGCCGGCATCAGTCGGGGTTCGATTCGCCGGTGTGTCTGAACGCCTCGGGAGCCAACGCTCACCTGCTGGGCTACCGCGACGGCCGGTATCGGGTGCTCGGCGAAACGATGGACACCGGCGTCGGCAACGCGATCGACAAGTTTACCCGGCACGTGGGATGGTCCCACCCGGGCGGACCGAAGGTCGAGCAAGCCGCAACGGACGGCTCCTACGTCGACCTCCCGTACGTTGTCAAGGGGATGGACTTCTCGTTTTCGGGCATCATGTCCGCCGCGAAGGCCGAATACGACGACGGAACGCCCGTCGAGGACGTCTGTTACTCCCTACAGGAAACCGTCTTCGCCATGCTAACGGAGGTTTCAGAGCGGGCGCTGTCGCTTACGGGCAGCGACGAACTCGTGTTGGGCGGCGGTGTCGGACAGAACGCCCGGCTTCGGGAGATGCTCGCAGAAATGTGTGACGCCCGGGGCGCGGGTTTTTCCGTCCCGGAACCGCGGTTCCTGCGGGACAACGCCGGGATGATCGCGGTGCTAGGGGCGAAGATGTACCGCGCCGGCGACACGATCCCGATCGCCGAGTCGTCGGTCGACCCCAACTTCCGGCCCGACCAGGTGCCGGTGACGTGGCGAAGTCGAGAAGAGAGCGTCGCCGTCGTTGATCCCGAAACGCGGCTTCGGGGCGCGGAGGCGATCGTCGAGATCGAGGGGGATCGCGTCGTAAAACGCCGGGTTGGGAAGTCCTACCGCCACCCGAAACTCGACGAGACGCTCCGGACGACTCGCACCAGGAGTGAGGCACGTCTCACAAGCGATGCGCGGCGGGTGGGCGTCCCCACGCCGCTCGTGTACGACGTCGACGTCCCGGAGGCGACGCTCACGCTCCAGTTCGTCGGCGACGCCGACCTCGCGGAACGGCTCGATCCCGAACGCTGTCGACAGGTCGGAGAGCACCTCGCGCGGCTCCACGGCGCCGGGTTCGTCCACGGCGACCCGACCCCACGGAACGTCCGCGTCGACGACGAGCGAACCTACCTCATCGACTTCGGGCTCGGCTACTACACGGATCACGTCGAGGACTACGCGATGGATCTCCACGTCTTCGAGGGCAGCGTCGCCGGCACCGCTTCCGACGCGTCTGTCCACCTGGAGGCGTTCGAGGGGGGCTACCTCGACGGCGGCGAACAGCGGGTGATCGACCGGCTCCGAACCGTCGAGGGTCGGGGACGATACCAGGTCGACGAGGAACCGTAG
- a CDS encoding metal-dependent hydrolase codes for MAPTHVAVGAALALPLLAVAPELAVVGALAGIAGGIVPDLDLFSGKHRKTLHFPVLYWVVAVPALGVATIVPGPETVSAALFFLSAAVHSVLDWFGGGDELRPWEGKSTEGVYVHLTGRWLTPKRWIRYDGSPEDLALSAGVAAPGLLLYGTPIRELLVGALFVGIVYALLRRRVPRYVGPYFE; via the coding sequence ATGGCCCCGACCCACGTCGCCGTCGGCGCGGCGCTCGCGTTGCCGCTCCTCGCGGTCGCACCGGAGCTCGCGGTCGTCGGCGCGCTCGCCGGGATCGCCGGGGGGATCGTTCCCGACCTGGATCTGTTCTCCGGAAAACACCGGAAAACGCTCCACTTTCCGGTCCTCTACTGGGTCGTCGCCGTTCCGGCCCTCGGGGTCGCAACGATCGTTCCCGGTCCGGAGACCGTCTCTGCGGCGCTTTTCTTCCTCTCAGCGGCTGTTCACTCCGTGCTCGACTGGTTTGGGGGTGGAGACGAGCTCCGGCCGTGGGAGGGAAAATCGACCGAAGGCGTCTACGTCCACCTCACCGGTCGATGGCTGACGCCGAAGCGGTGGATCAGATACGACGGTTCCCCGGAAGACCTGGCGCTGTCTGCGGGGGTTGCAGCCCCCGGGCTACTCCTGTACGGCACGCCGATCAGGGAACTCCTCGTGGGCGCGCTGTTCGTCGGAATCGTGTACGCCCTCCTCCGGCGTCGGGTTCCTCGCTACGTCGGACCATACTTCGAGTGA